The following are encoded together in the Magnetospirillum gryphiswaldense MSR-1 v2 genome:
- a CDS encoding MDR family oxidoreductase produces the protein MFKAILIEKDDAGYRAGVTELADDRLPEGDVTVRVAYSTLNYKDGLAITGKGPVVRSFPMVPGIDLAGTVETSSHVGYKPGDQVVLNGWGVGETHWGGLGQKARLKGDWLVPLQAPFTPAQAMAIGTAGYTAMLCVLALEKNGITPEKGEVLVTGAAGGVGSVAVAVLAKLGYCVAASTGRPQEADYLKSLGAAEVIDRNTLSAPGKPLAKERWAAAVDSVGSHTLANICAQMRYGGVVAACGLAQGMDFPATVAPFILRGVTLAGVDSVYRPRDQRIQAWQRLASDLDVSKLEAITTTIGLGQVVETAGQLLSGQVRGRVVVDVNS, from the coding sequence TTCAAAGCCATCCTGATCGAAAAGGACGATGCCGGGTATCGCGCCGGCGTGACCGAACTGGCCGATGATCGCCTGCCCGAAGGTGACGTCACCGTGCGGGTCGCGTACTCGACCCTCAATTACAAGGACGGCTTGGCCATCACCGGCAAGGGGCCGGTGGTGCGCAGCTTCCCCATGGTACCGGGCATCGATCTGGCTGGCACGGTCGAGACTTCGTCCCATGTCGGGTACAAGCCCGGCGATCAAGTGGTGCTGAACGGCTGGGGCGTGGGCGAAACCCATTGGGGCGGGCTGGGGCAAAAGGCCCGGCTGAAGGGTGATTGGCTGGTGCCGTTGCAGGCGCCGTTCACGCCTGCCCAGGCCATGGCCATCGGCACCGCCGGCTATACCGCCATGCTGTGCGTGCTGGCCCTGGAAAAGAACGGCATCACCCCGGAAAAGGGCGAGGTGCTGGTCACCGGTGCCGCCGGCGGTGTCGGCTCGGTGGCGGTGGCGGTGCTGGCTAAGCTGGGCTATTGCGTCGCCGCCTCGACCGGGCGCCCGCAAGAGGCAGACTATCTGAAATCCCTGGGTGCGGCCGAGGTGATCGACCGCAATACCCTGTCGGCGCCGGGCAAGCCCTTGGCTAAGGAACGCTGGGCGGCGGCGGTGGACAGCGTCGGCAGCCACACCTTGGCCAATATCTGCGCCCAGATGCGGTACGGCGGCGTGGTCGCCGCCTGCGGTCTGGCCCAGGGCATGGATTTTCCCGCCACCGTCGCCCCCTTCATCCTGCGCGGCGTGACCCTGGCCGGGGTGGACAGCGTCTATCGCCCGCGCGACCAGCGCATTCAGGCATGGCAGCGTCTGGCCAGCGATTTGGACGTGTCCAAGCTGGAGGCCATAACCACCACCATCGGCCTGGGGCAGGTTGTCGAAACCGCCGGCCAATTGCTGTCCGGTCAGGTG